From a single Brassica oleracea var. oleracea cultivar TO1000 chromosome C5, BOL, whole genome shotgun sequence genomic region:
- the LOC106343685 gene encoding protein TRIGALACTOSYLDIACYLGLYCEROL 1, chloroplastic translates to MMQTCCLHHQSLSSPPHRTLPRCDASAIGIKPPRVCKLGFTGKNHPLGISNLTRGRRLYVNLNANDAHPSMSMFEEETSPENTAPVSPEAELPFSKWSPSKYIWRGLSVPIIAGQVLLRILKGKIHWRNTLQQLERTGPKSLGVCLLTSTFVGMAFTIQFVREFTRLGLNRSIGGVLALAFSRELSPVITSIVVAGRMGSAFAAELGTMQVSEQTDTLRVLGADPIDYLITPRVIASCFALPFLTLMCFTVGMASSALLSDAVYGISINIIMDSAHRALRPWDIVSAMIKSQVFGAIISVISCSWGVTTTGGAKGVGESTTSAVVMSLVGIFIADFVLSSFFFQGAGDSLKNCV, encoded by the exons ATGATGCAGACGTGTTGTCTCCATCATCAGTCTTTGAGTTCCCCCCCTCATAG AACTCTTCCAAGGTGTGATGCTTCTGCCATCGGTATTAAACCCCCAAGAGTTTGTAAACTTGGTTTCACTGGAAAAAACCATCCTTTGGGGATTTCGAACCTTACACGGGGAAGGAGATTATATGTGAATTTGAATGCTAATGACGCGCACCCATCCATGTCTATGTTTGAAGAAGAAACCTCCCCTGAAAACACCGCGCCGGTTTCTCCAGAAGCTGAGCTTCCCTTCAGCAAATGGTCACCTTCTAAATACATTTGGAGAGGCTTATCTGTTCCCATCATAGCAGGACAAGTCCTTCTCCGGATACTGAAGGGTAAGATCCACTGGAGAAACACTCTTCAGCAGCTGGAGAGAACCGGACCCAAGTCTCTAGGAGTTTGCCTCCTGACTTCTACGTTTGTTGGCATGGCTTTCACTATCCAGTTCGTTAGAGAGTTTACTAGACTAGGCCTCAACAGATCCATTGGAGGCGTCTTGGCTTTAGCCTTCTCTAGAGAGCTGAGTCCAGTCATCACGTCGATTGTTGTTGCTGGACGAATGGGAAGCGCGTTTGCTGCTGAGCTAGGGACAATGCAAGTCTCGGAGCAGACGGATACGCTTCGTGTCTTAGGAGCAGACCCGATTGATTATCTGATAACACCGAGAGTCATCGCTTCGTGTTTTGCTCTACCGTTTCTGACGCTCATGTGTTTCACTGTTGGGATGGCTTCGAGTGCTCTGCTCTCTGATGCGGTTTATGGGATTAGTATTAACATTATCATGGACTCGGCTCATCGAGCGCTTAGACCGTGGGACATTGTGAGTGCCATGATTAAATCTCAGGTGTTTGGAGCTATTATATCGGTGATTAGCTGTTCTTGGGGAGTGACTACTACTGGAGGTGCTAAAGGTGTTGGAGAATCTACAACTTCTGCCGTTGTTATGTCTCTTGTCGGAATCTTTATTGCGGATTTTGTGCTTTCTTCCTTCTTCTTTCAAGGTGCCGGAGATTCTTTAAAGAACTGTGTGTGA
- the LOC106293634 gene encoding auxin-induced protein 15A, whose translation MAIKTLTATMLTQTTMIKQILKRCSSLGKKQSSEFNDKHDGQSLPLDVPKGHFVVYVGENRVRYVLHISFLTRPEFKLLLQQAEEEFGFDHDMGLTIPCEEVAFKSIVTSMLI comes from the coding sequence ATGGCGATTAAAACCTTGACGGCGACCATGCTAACACAAACGACTATGATAAAGCAAATTTTGAAGAGGTGCTCAAGTTTGGGGAAGAAACAGAGTAGTGAATTTAACGACAAACATGATGGACAATCACTTCCTCTAGATGTGCCCAAAGGTCACTTCGTTGTCTACGTAGGGGAGAATCGGGTCAGGTACGTTTTACACATTTCATTTTTGACCCGACCCGAGTTTAAGCTTCTTCTACAACAAGCTGAGGAAGAGTTTGGCTTCGATCACGACATGGGCCTCACTATTCCTTGTGAGGAAGTAGCTTTCAAATCCATTGTCACCTCCATGCTGATCTGA